The sequence AAGGTGAGGTCGGCATAGAGCCGGCTGTTGTCAAAGCTCGAAACCGCCTTGCGCTCGGCCCCGGCGAGTTCGGCCAGCGCTAGGACCGGGCCGTTGGCACCGCTGGCCCAGACCAGCGCCAGCTCGGCCTTGAGCCCGCCCGGCACGGCCGGCTTGCTGCCGGTCAGCTTGCCGTCGGCAAACCTGGTGGCCGGCGCTGCGGGGAGGATGTCGGTCCCTTCGGCAAAAGCCACCGCACCGCGCGCTTCGCCAGCGGCGATTTGCGGCAGATACTTGGCCGCAGCATCCGCATTGCCTGCGGCGACCAGCGCGTGGGTCACGCCGAAACCCGGCGTCAGGAACGGCGCACCGGCCGTAGCCGCGCCGCTCGCCTGGGCAACCAGGCCCAGTTCGACCAGCCGAGGCCCAGCCCGCCATGCTCTTCCGGCACGGCCAGCGCGGTCCAGCCTTGCTCGACCGCCGTATCCCAGAACGGGGCGTCATGTTCGCCGACCTGTTCGAGCAGCTTGAGCAGGCATCCTTGCTCGCCCGGGCATCGAGCACGCGCCGCGATTCGGTCGCGATCGCTTGCTGCCCTTCATCATAAAGGATTGACATATCTGCTTTCCTGTCCCTTTCGGTGCCATCGCCTGCCGCCGGGGTGAACCCGGGCAGCGGCGATTTAATCGCTTGATTAAACTGCCCGCGCGCTGCCCGCAAGCCGTTGCCGAAGCGGATCGGCGCGTGTTAGCCTTTGTCCCGTAACGCACGAGGAGAGGCCGATGCGCGTCCAGCAGCCGAACGGGATCCACCACATCGCGATCATGAGCGCGGACATGAAGGCGCAGCTTACTTTCTTCACCCAGGTGATGGGCTTTCCGCTGAAGGGCCTGTTCGAGATGCACGGCGTGCCCGGCGGCAAGCATGCCTTCCTGGAAATGGGGCCGGAGAGCTACTTCTCAGTCGTCGAACTGGCCGGGATTGACGAGATCCCAGCACGATCGGCATTACCCATGCCGGGAC comes from Novosphingobium ginsenosidimutans and encodes:
- a CDS encoding acyl-CoA dehydrogenase family protein, with the protein product MAARARCPGEQGCLLKLLEQVGEHDAPFWDTAVEQGWTALAVPEEHGGLGLGWSNWAWLPRRAARLRPVRRS
- a CDS encoding VOC family protein, whose amino-acid sequence is MRVQQPNGIHHIAIMSADMKAQLTFFTQVMGFPLKGLFEMHGVPGGKHAFLEMGPESYFSVVELAGIDEIPARSALPMPGPARVNAPRGRCSTSPSASPIPRA